A section of the Oryza sativa Japonica Group chromosome 1, ASM3414082v1 genome encodes:
- the LOC4324583 gene encoding transcription factor bHLH30, whose protein sequence is MGSAPFGDAVAGGGLYEYQGYHGGFAGGHGLGQPAGRAPALDDGETEGMDASAAAAVAAMEMAKRNCGGGREEKAAMALKSHSEAERRRRERINAHLATLRTMVPCTDKMDKAALLAEVVGHVKKLKSAAARVGRRATVPSGADEVAVDEASATGGGGEGPLLLRATLSCDDRADLFVDVKRALQPLGLEVVGSEVTTLGGRVRLAFLVSCGSRGGAAAAAMASVRHALQSVLDKASSGFDFAPRAASLLGSKRRKVSTFESSSSSS, encoded by the exons ATGGGCTCTGCTCCGTTCGgtgacgccgtcgccggcggtgggcTCTATGAGTACCAGGGGTATCACGGTGGCttcgccggcggccatggtcTCGGCCAACCGGCCGGCCGAGCGCCCGCGTTGGACGACGGTGAAACTGAGGGGATGGacgcatccgccgccgccgcagtcgccgccATGGAGATGGCAAAGAGGAATTGTGGAGGCGGCCgggaggagaaggcggcgatggcgctcaAGAGCCACagcgaggcggagcggcggcggcgggagaggatcAACGCCCACCTCGCCACGCTCCGCACCATGGTGCCCTGCACCGACAAG ATGGACAAGGCCGCGCTGCTGGCTGAGGTGGTGGGCCACGTCAAGAAGCTGAAGAGCGCCGCGGCGCGCGTCGGCCGGCGCGCCACCGTCCCgtccggcgccgacgaggtcgcCGTCGACGAAGCGTCCGCcaccggaggcggaggagaaggcCCCCTCCTCCTCAGGGCGACGCTGAGCTGCGACGACCGCGCCGACCTCTTCGTGGACGTCAAGCGCGCGCTGCAGCCGCTCGGGCTGGAGGTGGTCGGCTCCGAGGTCACCACGCTGGGCGGCCGCGTCCGCCTCGCCTTCCTGGTCTCGTGCGGgtctcgcggcggcgccgccgccgccgccatggcctcgGTGCGCCACGCGCTCCAGTCCGTGCTCGACAAGGCCAGCTCCGGCTTCGACTTCGCGCCCAGGGCGGCGTCGCTGCTGGGCAGCAAACGCCGGAAGGTCTCCACGTTCGAGTCATCGAGCTCCTCGTCTTGA